The Vibrio tarriae genome includes the window TATTCCTTATCGGCAAGATGCTTCAAGCCCCAATCTTTATACATGCGTGCATGTAAGAAGTATTGATTGATGGCAATAAGCTCATTAGCCAGTACTTTATTGAGATGTTGAATTATGACTGGATCACCTTTCATAGCATAGCCCTCCTCTTTGGCTCTATTAACTGTAGAACCAATTAGAGGAGAGTCAAAAAGAAGCTGTGATTAACTTGCCAGTTTAAACTGAGCAATCAGCGATTCTTCGATGATCTCTTTAGCTTGGCGTACACACTTACCACACTGAGAACCCAGTGCTGTACAGCGCTTGATGCCCTTGATATCCGTAATACCCTGTTCAGCAACCAATCTCCTAATCTTTTTGTCTGAGACACCATGACACAAACAAACGTACATAACCCAACCTCATTTCATTCATGAACAAAGAATAAAAGAGAATCACTCTTATTTCTACTGCGTTTACTGTTTTGCTCAGATCGGATTGTTATAAGAAAAATGGCGATAAGAAAGAGAAATGCTCAACTGAAAGTGCAGCGCCAACGCTCTGGTCATTTGGTCGATGCTAATGTGTTGTTTTGATTATGAGCGGGATAAAGCCAAAAGAAGATATAAGCCTAAGATGACTTATAACCAAAAATGAAAAAGGGAAGCAGAAGCTTCCCTTTTTCGATGCAGCATTGCGCGGCAAGATTAACGCGATTAAGCGATGATCTTAGCTACAACACCAGCACCTACAGTACGGCCACCTTCACGGATAGCGAAGCGTAGACCTTCGTCCATCGCGATTGGTGCAATCAAGTCTACAACCATCTTGATGTTGTCGCCTGGCATTACCATTTCTACGCCTTCTGGAAGCTCGATGCTGCCTGTTACGTCAGTTGTACGGAAGTAGAACTGTGGACGGTAACCTTTGAAGAATGGTGTATGACGGCCACCTTCGTCTTTTGACAGTACGTATACTTCTGATTCGAACTTAGTGTGTGGTGTGATTGAACCTGGCTTCGCCAGTACTTGACCACGCTCTACTTCTTCACGCTTAGTACCACGTAGTAGTGCACCTACGTTCTCACCTGCACGACCTTCGTCAAGCAGCTTACGGAACATCTCTACACCTGTACAAGTAGTTTTTACTGTGTCTTTGATACCTACGATCGCAACTTCGTCACCCACTTTCAGGATGCCGCGCTCGATACGGCCAGTTACTACTGTACCACGACCTTGGATTGAGAATACGTCTTCGATTGGCATCAGGAATGCCATGTCTACTGCACGCTCTGGCTCTGGAATGTATGAATCCAGTGCTTCTGCTAGCTCAACAATCTTCGCTTCCCACTGTGCTTCGCCGTTTAGCGCGCCTAGTGCTGAACCTTGGATTACTGGCAGGTCATCACCTGGGAAATCGTACTCAGACAGCAGCTCACGAACTTCCATTTCAACCAGCTCTAGAAGCTCTTCATCGTCAACCATGTCACACTTGTTCATGAATACGATGATGTAAGGAATACCTACCTGGCGACCCAGCAGGATGTGCTCACGAGTTTGTGGCATTGGACCGTCAGTTGCCGCTACAACTAGGATACCGCCGTCCATCTGTGCTGCACCGGTGATCATGTTCTTAACATAATCCGCGTGTCCTGGACAGTCTACGTGTGCGTAGTGACGGTTTGGAGTATCGTACTCTACGTGAGAAGTATTGATTGTAATACCACGCTCACGCTCTTCTGGTGCGTTGTCGATTGACGCGAAGTCACGAGCTTTACCGCCATATACTTTTGCAAGTACAGTACAGATAGCTGCAGTTAGAGTTGTTTTACCGTGGTCAACGTGGCCGATAGTACCAACGTTTACGTGCGGTTTCGTACGTTCAAATTTTTCTTTAGACACGATCGTGTTCCTTCCTAGTTATGATTCGCTTTGGGTAAGCTCTACCCAAGGCGCGCCAGAAATTGCTATTTTATGCGCCAACTCACGTCAGCGCAATAGATTCGTTATTAACCAAACAACGGTTAACCACGCTCTGCGATAATTGCGTCAGCAATATTTTTCGGCACATCAGCGTACTCAGCAAACTCCATAGAGTAAGAAGCACGGCCTTGTGTGGCAGAACGCAGGTCAGTTGCATAACCAAACATCTCAGACAGTGGGACTTTAGCGTGGATGATTTTCAGTCCCGCAGGACCTTCATCCATACCTTCGATGATGCCACGACGACGGTTTAAGTCACCCACAACATCACCCATCCAGTCTTCTGGTGTGGTTATTTCAACTTTCATTAACGGCTCAAGAAGAACAGGTTGAGCTTCAAGCGCACCTTTCTTGAATGCCATAGAACCAGCGATTTTAAACGCCATTTCGCTGGAGTCGACATCGTGGAATGAACCATCAAACAGGGTAGCTTTGACATCCAGCACTGGATAGCCCGCTAACACACCGTTGTTCATTTGCTCCTCGATACCTTTCGCAACTGGGTTGATAAATTCTTTTGGAATCACACCACCCGCGATTGCGTCAACGAAGACAAACCCTTGACCAGGCTCAGCAGGTTCAATTTTCAGCCATACGTGACCGTATTGACCACGACCACCTGACTGACGAACGAACTTACCTTCGACTTCCGATTTACCACGAATGGTTTCACGATAAGCCACCTGAGGTTTACCTACGTTACAATCGACACCAAACTCACGTTTCATGCGATCGACGATAATATCTAGGTGAAGCTCACCCATACCAGAAATCAGCGTTTGACCCGTTTCAGCGTCTGTCTCAACGCGGAATGATGGGTCTTCTGCCGCGAGTTTACCTAAAGCAATACCCATTTTTTCCTGATCAGCTTTAGAGCGAGGCTCTACTGCGATCTGAATTACTGGTTCAGGGAACTCCATACGCTCCAGAATCACAACATGATTCGGATCACACAAAGTATCGCCCGTAGTCACATCTTTCAGGCCGATAGCCGCAGCGATGTCACCCGCACGAATCTCTTTGATTTCATCACGCTTGTTAGCATGCATCTGTACGATACGGCCAAAGCGCTCTTTCTTTTGCTTCACTGAGTTATAAACCGCATCACCCGAGTTAACCACTCCAGAGTAGACGCGAATAAAGGTCAGCGAGCCAACAAAAGGATCGGTAGCAATCTTAAACGCGAGTGAAGAAAACGGTTCGTTATCGTCAGCATGACGCTCAACACTGTTTTCTCGATCATCAATACCTTTGATCGCAGGAACATCGGTTGGTGATGGTAGAAACTCAATCACCGCATCCAGAACTGCTTGCACGCCTTTGTTCTTAAATGCACTACCACAAGCTGCGAGAACAATTTCGTTGTTGATGGTGCGCTGACGCAGAGCTTGTTTGATCTCTACTTCGCTAAGTTCACCATCTTCAAGGTATTTTTCCATCAACTCTTCACTGGCTTCGGCTGCGGCTTCCACAAGGTGGTTACGCCACTCTTGGGCAAGCTCAAGCATATCCGCAGGAATTTCTTCATAAGTGAAGCTCATGCCTTGATCGGCTTCATTCCAGTTGATGGCTTTCATCTTGATAAGGTCGATGACACCTTTGAACTCTTCTTCTGCACCAATGTTGAGTTGGATAGGAACAGGGTTCGCACCAAGACGATGTTTAATTTGGCCTACTACGCGTAAGAAATCTGCACCGGCACGGTCCATTTTGTTGACGAATACCATGCGTGGAACGCCGTATTTGTCAGCTTGACGCCAAACGGTTTCAGACTGAGGTTCAACACCTGATGTGCCACAGAATACGACCACTGCACCATCAAGCACACGAAGCGAACGCTCTACTTCGATCGTAAAGTCAACGTGTCCAGGGGTATCAATGATGTTGATGCGATGTTCTTGGAATTGCGCTTCCATACCACGCCAGAAGGTGGTGGTGGCCGCAGAGGTAATGGTAATACCACGCTCTTGCTCTTGGACCATCCAGTCCATAGTCGCAGCACCGTCGTGAACTTCGCCAATTTTGTGAGAGAGGCCAGTGTAGAACAGAATACGCTCAGTAGTGGTTGTTTTTCCTGCATCTACGTGAGCACAGATACCGATGTTACGGTAGCGCTCAATAGGAGTTTTACGAGCCACGATTGTATCCTCTTACTAAGGTCAACCTTAGAAAATAGAAATGTGCTGCGAGAGAACCTCGCAGCACAGAAGGTATTACCAGCGGTAATGAGCGAACGCTTTGTTCGCTTCTGCCATACGGTGAACGTCTTCACGTTTCTTAACAGCAGAACCTTTGTTTTCAGCCGCATCCAGCATTTCAGCAGCTAGACGAGCAGCCATAGATTTTTCACCACGCTTACGCGCAGCTTCAACCAACCAACGCATTGCCAGAGCATTACGACGTACTGGACGTACTTCAACTGGCACTTGGTAAGTTGAACCACCAACACGGCGAGATTTAACTTCTACCGCTGGGCGAACGTTTTCAAGAGCTTCTTCAAATACAGCTAAGTGATCTTTACCAGATTTCTCAGCCATGGTGTCTAGTGCAGTGTAAACGATTTTCTCTGCAGTAGATTTTTTACCGTCAACCATAAGGATGTTAACGAATTTTGCCAGCAGTTCAGATTTGAACTTTGGATCTGGAAGGATCTTACGCTGACCAATGACGCGACGACGTGGCATGGAATATTCTCCGTTGTCTTCTTCAGGTTATCCAAAACTTTTCAGTTTTTTCAAAATTAAAATTTAATTTTAGTGTTTGGCCTTACTTAACGCTTCTCTCATAAGAAGAAGGGCATTAAGACTTAGGACGCTTCACACCGTACTTAGAACGAGCTTGTTTACGGTCATTCACGCCTGCACAGTCAAGTGCACCACGAACTGTGTGGTAGCGAACACCTGGGAGGTCTTTAACACGACCACCACGGATCAGAACAACACTGTGCTCTTGTAGGTTGTGACCTTCACCACCGATGTATGAAGTAACTTCAAAACCGTTAGTTAGGCGTACACGACATACTTTACGAAGTGCTGAGTTAGGTTTTTTAGGTGTAGTAGTGTAAACACGAGTACATACACCACGTTTTTGTGGGCACGCAGCTAGTGCTGGCACGTTGCTTTTAACAACTTGCTTAGCACGTGGCTTACGAACCAACTGGTTAATAGTTGCCATTAACTAGCTCCTGATTTACTTAAAGTAAGCTTGTGAAAAATCTATCCCTTCCATGCAAACAGTTTGCACAAATAGGGACGCAAAATTCTATGCAGCAGTGGGATGTGTGTCAAGAAATATACAGATCTTTTTTACTGATCCTGTGTGAGCGTTGTTCTGCTCAGGATAATTAGAAAAAGACAACCTACCAGGTTATTGATTTATCATGAGTTACTGTCAAATCAACAAAGTCACTCATGGTGACAACCGAAATACGCGGATCGCACTTTTCTAGCCAACCACGCGCGTGCAGATCCTCATAAAGCACCAACCATAGGTTCTGATCTTTAATACTCGCTTGATATGGTGAATGTACTGCCGCCGCGTAGACAGCATTCTCCGTCAATAGAACAACATCACCATCGAGTAAATAAGCACTAAGCAAAGGGAGTTTTTCTAAGTGCTTAACAATATGTAGCATAGGGGCTCCTTAGAAAGTCAGTAACTGATCGTAGTGGTGCAGTAACTGCGCCAGAGCTTGGGCATCAACCACTTCCACCTCAATCAGTAAATCTTGTTCACTCAGCCCCCAGCTAGCCAAGCTCTGTTGGCAGACATAACGCGCTTCAATGTCGTAGAGATCCAAAAGCTTGAATGCCGAAATATAGTCACGGCTTAAAATCGATTCGGGGTGCTGATGATTGACCAACTGCAACACACCTTCGCCAACAAAAAATAGGGCTTGTTCTTCACTGTAGGCCGACGTCGCAAGAATGGCATCTAAGCCTTCTCGCCCTGCCGCGCTACCATGAGGTGGCGTATGAAATACCCATGCGACTTTATTCAAAACTGCACCACCCTGTCTTGTTCCAGTAATGCTTGTGCCAAACTGCCCAGTCCCGCTTGAGTGAAATGAGCCGCAAGGTTATGGCTCGCTAAGCTGTGTTGCGACGCTTCTTGCTCACTCACAACACCACGGCGCAGCGCTGCTGCAACACAAGTTTCAAGCTGTACTTGATGGGATTGAGCAAGAGATTGCCAACCTTGTAGCAGGTTAAACTCATCATTGGCTGGTACATGCGTTGCCGAGCCATTAAGCACACCGTCTTGATAAAAAAACACGCTTTTTAAAATATGTCCTTTCTCAATCAGCGCTTTGGCAAATAGATAGGCGTTGCGGGCCGATTGCGTACCGTATTGTGGCCCGTTCACGACTAAGGTGTAAGTGAGTGGTTTCACTTCTCATCATCCTCAGTTTTACGCTGACGAATATAGAGATACACAGTATGTTTAGAGATATTCAACCGATCGGCGACTCGGTTGATCGCATCTTTAATATCGAAAATCCCCTTATCGAACAGCGCCATCACGATTTGACGATTTTTGGTATTGTTCGAGACTGACTTATCACCGTTGATTTCTTCGATGGTACGTTCAACCGTTTGATCCACCAGCTCTTCCACATCACTGGCAAAGTTAACCGAAGAGGCCGCCTCTTGCGCTTCTTGAGTTGGCATAAACGATTTCAGTACTTGTGAGAAAGGCGCATCGAGGTTGACGTTGATACAGAGTAGACCAATCACTCGATTCTCACCGTTACGGATCGCTACCGTGATCGATTTCATCAATACGCCACCTTTGGCGCGCGTGAAATAAGAGCGGGAGAAGTTACGCTCAGATCCTTCTATATCACGCAGCATTTTCAGGGCCATATCGGTAATTGGCGATCCCACTTGACGACCTGTGTTTTCACCATTGGCAATCTTGATCGCCGATGTGTTGAGATCTTCAAGCGAGTGCAGAACGATTTCACAAAATGGGCCAATCAGGCTCGCGATGCCATCAACTACCGCCTCGTAAGAGCGCAGAATCACTTTATCGTGCTCCGTAAACGGCTTTACGTGCACCGATTCCATCTCAAGCAGTAAATCGACATTCATGGTTTCTGTCATTGTCACTGTGCTTAAACCTTAGAATGAAAAATCAACAAATTGCTGTAAGTTTATCAGAAAATTTTAAACCACGATTCTGCAATATCACCAACAAGTGATTTAGGACAAGTTCTTATTAGAATCCGCGCATACAAAAAGGCCTGCACAACGTCAGGCCTTCTTCCATTCCTCTGCTCGTTTCAATATCGAGCACGGGATTATTGATTACTGAGCAGCGTCTTTGCCGTTTTCAATTTTCAACAATTCCACTTCAAACACTAAGGTTGAATTCGCAGGAATGGTTGGCGTATCTTGCTCGCCGTAAGCCAGTTCAGGCGGAATAACCAGTTTAAACTTAGAACCGACTGACATCAGTTGTACACCCTCGGTCCAGCCTGGGATCACACGGTTTAGAGGGAAAGTCGCAGGCTCGCCACGCTCATAAGAGCTGTCGAATTGCGAACCGTCAATCAAGGTACCTTTGTAGTGAACTTGCACAGTATCGGTATCTTTTGGCTTATCACCTTCTGCTGGTGTCATCACTTGATACAGCAGACCCGATTGTGTTTTCACAACACCAGACTCTTTCTCGAATTGGGCGCGGAACTCATCACCTTTCTTCTTGTTCTCTGCTGCTTTTTCAGCGGCTTTGGCTTGCATGGTTTCAGCCACACGCTTATCTAACGCTTCAAGCGCAGCACGTGTCTCTTCTTCGCTCATTTCTGGGTTGCCAGCAAACACATGTTCAATACCTTTCAGTACCAGATCTTTGTTCAGATCGATGCCAATTTCACTTGGCTTCTCAATACTGGTTTTAAGATAGTTTGCAAACGATACGCCAATTGCGTACGCCGCTTTATCATCTTCAGACTTGAACTCAACCGTTTTCGCTGCTGCGGTTTGTGCGGCAGGAGTGGTTTCGGTTTTTGGTACTTCTTCTTTCTGACAACCAACCGCGAGCATTACCGTCGCAGCCAGCAGTGACACTTTAAAAAGTGATTTCATCGGGTTCTCCAATTATGAGGTAATCCTTTTGGCGTTGTGCACAAAAACCAGCAACCAACTGGTGCACAACAAAGAGTTGTACCAATATAGCGATATGTTTCATGATTGTCTTTACACAACAAACGGATAATTCGACTTGATGCGAAGAATTTATCACTCACTCTGCGCTTTGCTTGTCATCTTAATGTTAAGTGGCTGTTTTTTTACCAACCAAGCAGAGCAGCAATGGGACTTAGCCCCTGAAGGTTCAACCGCCTTTGGCTTAAGTCGTGACGGCCGATTTGCTCTTATCTATTCCAAGCAGCAGCAGTTAGTACTATGGGATCTGTTGCAAGATAAGAAACTTGCCGATCTTGGCGCGCAAGATCCACAAGCTAACCCTGTTTCCGTGATCCGTATCGCTGATAGCGAACGTTTCGCGGTCACCGCAAGCCAGAATAACTTTGCCGTTTGGGATCTCGCTTGGACCCAAGGCAAAGGACTTTGGTCGATTACCGACGGACTGATCCGCGATGTTGATCTCTCCAGTGATGGCGAACAGGTACTGCTCGGATTGACCAATGGCAAAGCGATTTACGTTGACTTAGTCAGTGGGCGGCGCATGGAGTTCCTTGCTCACCGTGAAAAAGTCAATTCTGTCGCGCTCTCTGCCAATGGACGCTATGCGCTCACCGGAGGCAATGACTATCACGCTTATTTATGGGATACCAAGACAGGGCAAATCGTTCGCCAATTTGAACATGAGCAGCGAGTCAATCGGGTCACTTTACAACGAGACGGTAAACTGGCGTTTACTTCAGATGGTGGCAATCAAGCGCTCATTTGGGATCTCACCGCAGACAGCAAGCCCATCCAGTTACAGAGTTTTCGACGCCAACTGATTTTTTCCACCGCTCGCTTTTCTGATGATGGAAAAAAGCTGATCACGGGAACCCCCTCTGGATTAGTCGAAGTATGGAATACGCAAGATGGTAAGAAAATCGCCAGCTTCGAATCTGAAAACAAAAAAGATCACGGTCCTACCCAAGCTGTCGTGTATGATGCGGCTTTTGATGCCCAACAGCGCGCCGTAGCGGGCAGCTCTGCGGGTATCGCTCAAGCTTGGCGAATGGAGAACTGAAAATGCAAGAGATGTCGCTAACCCAACTTCAAGAGCGCATTGAAGATTTAGAGTGCAAATTAGCTTTTCAAGAGCAAACCATCGAAACTCTTAATGACGCCTTAACCCAGCAGCAACTGCTGCTAAGTAAGATGCAAGATCAGATGAAATACGTGGTCGGTAAAGTCAAAAATATGGACACTTCCACTCTGGCGGATCCTGCGCACGAAACGCCGCCTCCACACTACTGATGGAATCATTTTCCACTGGGCAGCCTACGTAATTCGCGATTTTAACGAGCGAAAACGTAGGCTATCACCACGCCAGCCACCACCAAACAACCGCCGATGCGACGCAACTGATTATCCGGTTGTAAGCTCAATTGTGCCACCATCTGACGCCATCCTCTCGGCGCGAATAATGGTCCTAGCCCTTCAACGATCAACACTAAACCTAATGCAACCCAAAGTGTCTGCGACATATTGACTCCAAATAACAAAGGCCCCTTACGGAGCCTTTAATAACGTTAACTAATGCTTACTTGGCGGCTGCGCCTTTCGCATTATTCATGTATTGGAAGAACTCGCTGTTTGGATCCAATACCAGAATATCATTTTTGCTGTTAAACGATTTCTCGTACGCACGCAGTGAGCGCAGGAAGCTGAAGAACTCAGGATCTTTCTTATAAGCATCCGAGTAAATCTTCGCGGCTTCTGCATCTGCAGTACCACGAGTCACACGCGCCGTCTTATCCGCTTCAGCAAGAATGGTTGCTACTTCAAGCTCGGCTTGCGCACGGATCACTTCCGCTTTTTCACGACCTTGTGAACGGTGCTTACGAGCAACAGATTCACGTTCTGCACGCATACGGCGATAGATAGATTCACTGATCTCATCCGGTAGGTTGATCTTCTTCATACGGAAGTCGACTACGTATACCCCTAAGTCTTTCATCGCACTTTCACGAGTATCGTTCAGTACTTCAGACATAATTTGATCACGCTGACCATCGATTTCCAACGCTTCTTTCGCTGCTTCCGTCGTCAATTCAGAAGAATCTGCATTTTCAGGTAATACGGCAACATTGCGAGGACCAGAAACGATCTGCTTGATTTCACGCGCACCGATTTCAGAACGCAAGACGTCAGTCACTTTACGCTCCAATAGGGCTTCTGCGGTCAACGCATTACCACCACCGGTTGCCAAGTAGTATTGGCCGAAATCTTCGATACGCCACTTAACATAAGTATCGATGATCACGTCTTTTTTCTCGGACGTCACGAAACGGTCTGAACGGCCATCCATGGTTTGAATACGTGCATCTAGGGTTTTTACACGATCAAACAGTGGCATTTTAAAATGCAGGCCCGGCTCATAAATCTTCGCCAGATCGTTATTATCTTTCAACACTCGACCAAAACGGATCACGATTCCACGCTCACCCTCTGGGATCACAAACATCGACATCAATAATGCGGCGATGATCAGTACGATACTAGGGATTAATAACTTACGCATTCTTAGTATCTCCCTTGACGTGTGGTGCTACGCGACTGAGTGTCGGTATTCGTTTCTGTCGTTTGTTGTGACTCAAGCTCAATCTGATCATACGATGATGACGATTTGCTCGGACGTGGTTCCGCTTTTTTCGCATCCTGTCCCGCAAGCTTATCAATCGGCAGGTAGAGCAGATTACCACTCGATTCAGAATCAATCAGCACTTTCGAGGTATTGCTGTAGACCTCTTCCATCGCATCCAAGTAGAGACGATCACGTGTCACTTTCGGCGCAGCTTGATATTCAGGTAACAGCTTTTCAAACTGAGCAACCTGACCGAGCGCTTCATTGATTGTACGCTCATTATAACCTTGTGCTTCTTTCTTCAGACGCTCAGCGCGACCTGTTGCTTTAGGCAAAATTTCGTTCTTGTAAGCTTCGGCTTCACGGATGAAACGCTCTTCATCCTCACGCGCCGCAATTGCATCGTCAAAGGCATCTTTTACTTGCTCAGGTGGACGAGCCGACTGGAAGTTCACATCAACAATCATCAAGCCCATATCATAGCTATCGATGATTTGATTGAGTGTCTGCTGCGTGCTTTGACGAATTTGCTGACGACCACTGGTTAGGATGCTATCCATCAGTGAGTCACCGACTACCGCACGAAGCGCAGAGTCCGTTGCTTGACGCAAGCTGTCATCCGCATTGGTCACGCGATACAAGTATTTGTATGGATCAGCAATGCGATATTGCACATCCATCGATACAGTAACCACGTTTTCATCTTTGGTCAGCATCAAGCCTGAGGCGCGCAGAGAGCGAATCGCTTGCACGTTGACTGGTGTCACTTCATCAATAAAGCGTGGACGCCAGTTCAGACCCGGATCAACAATGCGGTCGTATTTGCCAAGGCGTAGCACAACACCGCGCTCAGCTTCACCGATGGTATAAAAACCAGTAAAGAACCAAACCGCAACAGCGATAGCTGCAATGACACCAAAGCCAATCGCACCGCCACCGGAAAACGAAGGGCCTTTACCACCTTTGCCACCAAACTTGCCCCCCAGCTTTTGACTCAGTTTATTAAACACTTCGTCTAAATCTGGCGGACCTTGATCTCGGCCACCTTTGTTACCGCGATTGTTGTTCCCCCATGGGTCATTATCGCGGCCATTGTTGCCGTTATTATTACCAGGCTCATTCCACGCCATTAGAAAACTCCATCATTTGATATGACGTTATACTCTAGCAGTCCTTTAAGTAACTATAAAGTCACATAAATCTGCTTGCTCTCGTTTTTCTAGTCTAGCCCAATCGACCTGTTGCATCCGCACAGTGATCAGTAAATTGCCTTCCGGATCATATTCTTCCTGTTGAATACAGTTCATTTGGAAAAATGTGCTACGGATACGTCCTTGATGTCGCGGCGGAATACGTAAGTGGTGCTCCACCACTTGGCTAGCCAAACGCTCACTCAATGCCTCAAAGAGTAGCTCAATACCCGCACCCTGCATGGCAGAGATCCACACTACTCTCGGAACGCCTTCATCATCCCGTTCTATACGTGGAGATTGCTCTTCGAGATTATCTATCTTATTCATCACCAACAAAGTGGGGACTTCATGAGCATCAATCTCTTGCAAAACAGTCTCTACCGCTTGGATATTCTCAC containing:
- the hflC gene encoding protease modulator HflC — encoded protein: MRKLLIPSIVLIIAALLMSMFVIPEGERGIVIRFGRVLKDNNDLAKIYEPGLHFKMPLFDRVKTLDARIQTMDGRSDRFVTSEKKDVIIDTYVKWRIEDFGQYYLATGGGNALTAEALLERKVTDVLRSEIGAREIKQIVSGPRNVAVLPENADSSELTTEAAKEALEIDGQRDQIMSEVLNDTRESAMKDLGVYVVDFRMKKINLPDEISESIYRRMRAERESVARKHRSQGREKAEVIRAQAELEVATILAEADKTARVTRGTADAEAAKIYSDAYKKDPEFFSFLRSLRAYEKSFNSKNDILVLDPNSEFFQYMNNAKGAAAK
- the hflK gene encoding FtsH protease activity modulator HflK is translated as MAWNEPGNNNGNNGRDNDPWGNNNRGNKGGRDQGPPDLDEVFNKLSQKLGGKFGGKGGKGPSFSGGGAIGFGVIAAIAVAVWFFTGFYTIGEAERGVVLRLGKYDRIVDPGLNWRPRFIDEVTPVNVQAIRSLRASGLMLTKDENVVTVSMDVQYRIADPYKYLYRVTNADDSLRQATDSALRAVVGDSLMDSILTSGRQQIRQSTQQTLNQIIDSYDMGLMIVDVNFQSARPPEQVKDAFDDAIAAREDEERFIREAEAYKNEILPKATGRAERLKKEAQGYNERTINEALGQVAQFEKLLPEYQAAPKVTRDRLYLDAMEEVYSNTSKVLIDSESSGNLLYLPIDKLAGQDAKKAEPRPSKSSSSYDQIELESQQTTETNTDTQSRSTTRQGRY